The Snodgrassella alvi wkB2 genome window below encodes:
- a CDS encoding calcium-binding protein produces the protein MNALIKEYQYQNTSSIFSDNVNLIEGSDKDDVLSGTSQDDTLIGGAGNDNLYGGEGNDTYVFAKGHGKDYISDSAGESDTIQFLDINFDEIKFRKNGDNLIIYGYNEGDSVEIKGFFNGWVNYSIENFVFKDRTVTLEQLQKEGMELYGTSGNDSIYIPKGKGILHGGDGNDTLSASQHDNANDTLDGGAGNDTLYGYKGDDTLIGGTGDDNLYGGEGNDTYVFAKGHGKDYISDSAGESDTIQFLDVNFDEVKFYKDGNTLFIYGYNTGDSVEIRDFFNSTGSKAIENFIFKDRTVTLEQLQKEGMELYGTSGNDSIYIPKGKGILHGGDGNDTLSASQHDNANDILDGGAGNDTLYGYKGDDTLLGGAGNDTLYGGEGNDTYVFAKGHGKDLIIDEAGEADTIQFLDVNFDEVKFYKDGNTLFIYGYNTGDSVEIRDFFNSTGSKAIENFIFKDRTVTLEQLQKEGMELYGTSGNDSIYIPKGKGILHGGDGNDTLSASQHDNANDILDGGAGNDTLYGYKGDDTLLGGAGNDTLYGGEGNDTYVFAKGHGKDLIIDEAGEADTIQFLDVNFDEVKFYKDGNTLFIYGYNTGDSVEIRDFFNSTGSKAIENFVFKDKTITLEQFQKDGMVLHGTAGNDSISLDTGRAILFGEDGDDILSGGKYNDVLVGGNGNDILQAYGGDNTLIGGTGNDDLRADDGKNIFVGGAGDDFLSGSGGDDIYIFSKGHGRDLLIDGNVLLQDKNSKEDTIIFTDVNVNEVVFRKEGDSLFLLGYNLGDSIEIRGCLSKNAGNYAGIDKFVFKNQLITLSELFAVFERNKNKDGDYYFYTGNNVNHNDITGHPLVTQQVQQLVNAMAGLNTNAIDDVQMCELLEQNRLLSNIATSFDK, from the coding sequence ATGAATGCGTTAATAAAAGAATACCAATATCAGAATACGAGCTCAATATTTTCAGATAATGTGAACCTAATTGAAGGAAGTGATAAAGATGATGTTTTATCAGGAACAAGTCAGGATGATACTCTGATAGGAGGTGCTGGAAATGATAATTTATATGGAGGAGAGGGTAATGATACCTATGTCTTTGCCAAAGGACATGGTAAAGATTATATTTCTGACAGTGCAGGAGAATCAGATACGATTCAGTTTTTAGATATCAATTTCGATGAAATTAAGTTCAGGAAAAATGGAGATAACCTGATTATTTATGGTTATAACGAAGGAGATTCAGTAGAAATAAAAGGTTTCTTTAATGGCTGGGTAAATTATTCAATAGAGAATTTTGTATTCAAAGATAGAACAGTTACATTAGAGCAGCTTCAGAAAGAAGGAATGGAGTTGTATGGAACATCAGGAAATGACAGTATTTATATACCAAAAGGCAAAGGGATACTGCATGGCGGAGATGGTAACGATACACTTAGTGCCAGCCAACATGATAACGCAAATGACACACTGGATGGTGGGGCTGGTAATGATACCCTTTATGGATATAAAGGAGATGATACTCTGATAGGAGGTACAGGGGATGATAATTTATATGGAGGAGAGGGTAACGATACCTATGTCTTTGCCAAAGGACATGGTAAAGATTATATTTCTGACAGTGCAGGAGAATCAGATACGATTCAGTTTTTAGATGTCAATTTTGATGAAGTGAAATTTTACAAAGATGGAAATACACTGTTTATTTATGGCTATAACACGGGAGATTCAGTTGAAATACGAGATTTTTTTAATTCGACTGGAAGTAAAGCTATAGAAAATTTTATATTCAAAGATAGAACAGTTACGTTAGAACAGCTTCAGAAGGAAGGAATGGAACTGTACGGAACATCAGGAAATGACAGTATCTATATACCAAAAGGCAAAGGGATACTGCATGGCGGAGATGGTAACGATACACTTAGTGCCAGCCAGCATGATAACGCAAATGACATACTGGATGGTGGGGCTGGTAATGATACCCTTTACGGATATAAAGGAGATGATACTCTGCTAGGGGGTGCTGGAAATGATACCTTATATGGAGGAGAGGGTAATGACACCTATGTCTTCGCCAAAGGACATGGTAAAGATCTGATAATTGACGAAGCGGGTGAAGCAGATACGATCCAGTTTTTAGATGTCAATTTTGATGAAGTGAAATTTTACAAAGATGGAAATACACTGTTTATTTATGGCTATAACACGGGAGATTCAGTTGAAATACGAGATTTTTTTAATTCGACTGGAAGTAAAGCTATAGAAAATTTTATATTCAAAGATAGAACAGTTACGTTAGAACAGCTTCAGAAGGAAGGAATGGAACTGTACGGAACATCAGGAAATGACAGTATCTATATACCAAAAGGCAAAGGGATACTGCATGGCGGAGATGGTAACGATACACTTAGTGCCAGCCAGCATGATAACGCAAATGACATACTGGATGGTGGGGCTGGTAATGATACCCTTTACGGATATAAAGGAGATGATACTCTGCTAGGAGGTGCTGGAAATGATACCTTATATGGAGGAGAGGGTAATGACACCTATGTCTTCGCCAAAGGACATGGTAAAGATCTGATAATTGACGAAGCGGGTGAAGCAGATACGATTCAGTTTTTAGATGTCAATTTTGATGAAGTGAAATTTTACAAAGATGGAAATACACTGTTTATTTATGGCTATAACACGGGAGATTCAGTTGAAATACGAGATTTTTTTAATTCGACTGGAAGTAAAGCTATAGAAAATTTTGTATTTAAAGATAAGACAATTACCCTAGAGCAGTTCCAGAAAGATGGAATGGTATTACATGGTACTGCCGGCAATGATAGTATTTCGCTTGATACAGGCAGAGCAATATTATTCGGAGAAGATGGAGACGATATTCTCAGTGGCGGAAAATATAATGATGTTTTAGTTGGTGGTAACGGAAATGACATTTTACAAGCTTATGGAGGAGATAATACATTAATAGGAGGAACGGGTAATGATGATTTAAGAGCAGATGATGGAAAAAATATATTTGTAGGCGGAGCTGGAGATGATTTTCTTTCCGGTAGTGGTGGTGATGACATATATATATTTTCAAAAGGTCATGGAAGAGATTTACTTATTGATGGAAATGTGTTGTTACAAGATAAAAATAGTAAAGAAGATACGATAATATTTACAGATGTGAATGTAAATGAAGTTGTATTCAGAAAAGAGGGAGATTCATTGTTTCTTCTAGGTTATAATTTAGGTGATTCTATTGAAATAAGAGGTTGTCTTTCTAAAAATGCTGGAAATTATGCTGGAATAGATAAGTTTGTTTTTAAAAATCAACTAATTACATTATCTGAACTTTTTGCTGTTTTTGAACGAAATAAAAATAAAGATGGTGATTACTATTTTTATACTGGAAATAATGTAAATCATAATGACATAACCGGTCATCCTCTGGTCACTCAACAAGTTCAACAGCTTGTTAATGCAATGGCAGGATTAAATACAAATGCAATAGATGATGTGCAAATGTGTGAATTATTAGAACAAAACAGATTACTGAGTAATATTGCAACCAGTTTTGACAAATAA
- a CDS encoding type I secretion system permease/ATPase — translation MSLSPESLPSKSDSLKKSDSFQKPNIAVTALVLIAHFHGLAVNPADITHKYAEKGDLNSEQWLLAAKELGLKARLVKHNVERLHLVALPAVVWRDDGQHFVLARIDGDRYLIQDLEQGKPVILTKEEFTQRYSGQLILVTSRASILGQLAKFDFTWFIPAVIKYRRIFLEVLVVSVFIQLFALVTPMFFQVVMDKVLVHRSFSTLDVITIALLVIIIFDVVLSGLRTYIFAHTTSRIDVELGARLFRHLLSLPLAYFEHRRVGDTVARVRELEQIRNFLTGQALTSVLDLCFSFIFLLVMWFYSGWLTLVVVISLPCYAIWSATISPILRARLNEKFARNADNQSFLVESVTAVGTIKAMAVEPQMTRRWDQQLAAYVNSGFRVARLATIGQQGVQFIQKLVTVVTLWLGAHLVIKGDLTVGQLIAFNMLAGQVAAPVIRLAQLWQDFQQVGISVSRLGDILNTPTENPTSRMALPNIKGQIEFEKISFRYRPDGAEILRDLSLNIRPGEILGIVGRSGSGKSTLTKLVQRLYTPERGRVLVDGNDLALADPAWLRRQVGVVLQENVLLNQSIRANIALADPGMPLERVMYAAKMAGAHEFIMELPEGYDTIVGEQGAGLSGGQRQRVAIARALVGNPRILILDEATSALDYESERAIMKNMQAICKGRTVLIIAHRLSTVRMANRIIAMDKGCIVEEGTHQELLEKPNGYYRYLYQLQNS, via the coding sequence ATGTCATTATCACCTGAGTCTCTGCCTTCAAAATCTGATTCTTTAAAAAAATCAGATAGTTTTCAAAAACCCAATATAGCGGTTACTGCACTCGTACTTATTGCCCATTTTCATGGTTTGGCAGTTAATCCTGCCGATATTACCCATAAATATGCTGAAAAAGGGGATTTAAACAGTGAGCAATGGCTATTGGCAGCCAAAGAACTGGGATTAAAAGCCAGGCTGGTAAAGCATAATGTTGAACGTCTGCATCTTGTGGCTTTGCCTGCAGTTGTTTGGCGGGATGACGGACAGCATTTTGTTCTGGCTAGAATAGATGGTGATCGCTATTTAATTCAGGATCTTGAACAGGGTAAACCGGTTATCCTTACGAAAGAAGAATTTACCCAACGCTATTCTGGACAGCTTATATTGGTTACTTCCCGTGCATCAATACTTGGTCAACTGGCCAAATTTGATTTCACATGGTTTATTCCGGCTGTTATCAAATACCGGCGTATCTTTCTGGAAGTACTGGTTGTATCCGTTTTTATTCAGCTTTTTGCACTTGTTACACCTATGTTTTTTCAGGTGGTAATGGATAAAGTTCTAGTTCACCGCAGCTTTTCTACACTTGATGTTATTACTATTGCATTGCTGGTGATCATTATTTTTGATGTCGTGCTAAGCGGATTACGTACATATATATTTGCTCATACCACATCACGTATTGATGTTGAATTAGGTGCACGATTATTCAGACATCTGTTAAGTCTGCCTCTGGCTTATTTTGAGCATCGCAGAGTGGGAGATACCGTTGCACGAGTGCGTGAACTGGAACAAATCCGGAATTTCCTAACAGGACAGGCATTAACTTCTGTTTTAGACTTATGTTTTTCTTTTATCTTCTTGCTGGTTATGTGGTTTTATAGTGGCTGGCTAACATTGGTAGTTGTTATCTCCCTGCCCTGCTATGCCATCTGGTCTGCAACTATCAGCCCGATTTTGCGTGCTCGTTTGAATGAAAAATTTGCCCGCAATGCCGATAATCAGTCTTTTCTGGTTGAATCAGTCACTGCTGTCGGTACCATTAAAGCAATGGCCGTTGAACCACAGATGACCAGACGCTGGGATCAGCAACTGGCCGCTTATGTCAATTCCGGTTTTCGCGTTGCCCGGCTGGCTACTATCGGACAACAAGGTGTACAGTTTATCCAAAAACTGGTTACAGTTGTTACATTATGGCTCGGTGCGCATCTGGTAATTAAGGGCGATCTGACTGTAGGTCAGTTAATTGCATTTAATATGCTTGCAGGACAAGTAGCGGCTCCTGTTATCCGGCTGGCACAGCTATGGCAGGATTTCCAGCAAGTGGGGATATCGGTATCACGGTTAGGAGATATTCTGAATACTCCGACGGAAAATCCAACTTCGCGCATGGCTCTCCCCAATATTAAAGGACAAATTGAATTTGAAAAAATTTCTTTTCGCTACCGGCCTGATGGTGCAGAAATATTACGGGATCTGAGTTTAAATATCCGGCCCGGAGAAATTCTGGGAATTGTCGGGCGTTCTGGTTCAGGTAAATCCACTCTAACCAAGCTGGTACAGCGTTTATATACACCGGAGCGGGGGCGGGTTTTAGTTGATGGTAATGATCTGGCGTTGGCTGACCCGGCATGGTTACGGCGTCAGGTAGGTGTGGTGCTTCAAGAAAACGTTCTACTCAATCAGAGTATCCGTGCCAATATTGCTCTTGCTGATCCGGGCATGCCGCTGGAAAGAGTAATGTATGCTGCTAAAATGGCCGGCGCACATGAATTTATCATGGAGCTGCCGGAAGGATATGACACTATAGTTGGAGAACAGGGCGCTGGCCTTTCAGGAGGTCAAAGGCAACGAGTAGCAATTGCCCGGGCTCTGGTAGGCAACCCGCGTATTTTGATTCTTGATGAAGCAACCAGTGCTCTGGATTATGAATCCGAACGAGCTATTATGAAAAATATGCAGGCTATCTGCAAAGGACGTACCGTACTAATTATTGCACATCGTCTGTCTACAGTCCGTATGGCCAATCGTATTATAGCCATGGATAAAGGCTGCATAGTAGAAGAAGGTACTCACCAGGAGTTACTGGAAAAACCAAATGGTTACTATCGCTATTTATATCAACTGCAAAACAGCTGA
- a CDS encoding HlyD family type I secretion periplasmic adaptor subunit codes for MRFQAFKDFLQRYSTVWKNVWAVRFQLDPPKRDEDERAFLPAHLELTETPVSAAPKWTARLIILFAVLALLWALIGKLDIVAVAMGKTTPGGRSKVIQPLETSVVDKVAVKNGDHVKSGQVLVQLSGIGSDSDYAQSEKSLQAARLNKLRLEAVIRAVDTHQPPVLDHELATKWQLTPDQIMEAQSLAINQFQTWFTQDAQLQTVLREHQAQLQGTQSQVSKLEQTTAIEQRRTADYKDLLAQNFVSKHAYYEQESKFIQNKNDLASQRSQLRQIQESIREAEQNRQLQTNTLRRDTLDQLRQANEQIQQLTEATDKALQRKQLMTLKSPVDGTVQQLATHTIGGVVTAAQQIMVIVPDQDQMEIEALVPNKDIGFVKAGQSAIIKIESFPYTRYGYLTGKVKNVSFDAIEDEKLGLVFAATIVLDRNYLMIDGKKVNLTAGMNVTAEIKTGKRRVITYLLSPLQTKVDESMRER; via the coding sequence ATTCGCTTTCAAGCTTTTAAAGATTTTTTACAACGATATAGCACAGTCTGGAAAAATGTCTGGGCGGTACGTTTTCAATTGGATCCTCCTAAACGAGATGAAGACGAACGTGCTTTTTTACCGGCGCATCTTGAATTAACTGAAACACCTGTTTCTGCCGCACCTAAATGGACGGCAAGGCTGATTATTCTGTTTGCCGTGCTGGCACTATTATGGGCATTAATTGGCAAACTGGATATTGTTGCTGTAGCAATGGGTAAAACTACCCCAGGCGGGCGCAGTAAAGTTATCCAGCCGCTTGAAACATCTGTTGTCGATAAAGTTGCAGTCAAAAATGGCGATCATGTAAAAAGCGGACAAGTATTAGTTCAGCTAAGTGGTATTGGTTCTGACAGTGATTATGCTCAGTCAGAAAAATCCCTGCAGGCCGCACGTTTAAATAAATTACGTCTGGAAGCGGTGATTCGTGCTGTTGATACACATCAACCTCCTGTATTGGATCATGAACTAGCAACAAAATGGCAGTTGACTCCTGATCAGATTATGGAAGCACAATCATTAGCTATAAATCAGTTCCAAACATGGTTTACTCAGGATGCCCAATTGCAGACTGTACTGCGCGAACATCAGGCACAGTTACAGGGAACCCAGTCACAGGTAAGTAAACTTGAACAAACTACAGCCATTGAGCAACGTCGTACAGCTGATTATAAGGACTTACTGGCACAAAATTTTGTATCCAAACATGCTTATTACGAGCAGGAAAGCAAGTTTATTCAAAATAAAAATGACTTAGCCAGCCAGCGTAGTCAGCTTCGTCAAATTCAGGAAAGCATACGCGAAGCAGAGCAAAACAGACAGTTACAGACTAATACCCTTAGACGCGATACACTCGATCAATTGCGTCAGGCCAATGAACAAATTCAACAACTAACAGAAGCAACTGATAAAGCGTTACAGCGTAAACAATTAATGACATTGAAATCACCTGTCGACGGTACGGTGCAGCAACTGGCCACACATACTATAGGCGGTGTCGTTACAGCTGCTCAGCAAATTATGGTTATTGTGCCGGATCAGGATCAGATGGAAATCGAAGCACTTGTTCCAAATAAAGATATCGGTTTTGTTAAAGCAGGACAAAGTGCCATTATTAAAATTGAGTCATTTCCCTATACTCGCTATGGATACCTGACCGGTAAAGTAAAAAATGTAAGTTTTGATGCAATTGAAGATGAAAAGCTGGGGCTGGTTTTTGCTGCTACTATTGTTCTGGACAGAAATTATCTGATGATAGATGGTAAAAAAGTGAATTTAACAGCCGGTATGAATGTAACTGCAGAAATTAAAACCGGGAAGCGTCGCGTTATCACTTATTTGTTAAGCCCGCTGCAAACTAAAGTTGATGAAAGTATGCGAGAACGCTGA
- a CDS encoding TolC family protein, giving the protein MQKYTFTIWKTFCIYIGYSVISAPVQAFDLFDAWQAAINYSADFSAAQSERDAQKEQLAQTRAALLPQVNSNYIYQKQPPSLSSTTQTHGWNVQASQALFDKTKWAQYQQGKITANMADWQLENVKEDLLFNVAKAYFQVLLIEDKLVSIEKEKEAYAMQIRQSKALFNKGAATILDTNEAQAGYEAARAKKVSAMTDLLVAQNNLANITGLDPKQIKRLRHTDFGDLLGKTSKADWINTAQTNNPEWQQQKLALENAKQAYIAAKAENWPKLTINGGYQDNHQIQQFYGLDHGTRSKGGIVTVQLSMPLFTGGLIHSKIKEAAAKEQQNKFLLIATERKIELNVNQAYQTTLGNLYQIQAQQQLLKANSVKLEATQLGRKVGIRSNLDELQALQAKADAEQKLAEAQYGYITTYIQLLQSAGILTQPTEQKKLHKLLY; this is encoded by the coding sequence ATGCAAAAATATACTTTTACTATTTGGAAAACTTTCTGTATTTATATTGGATACAGTGTTATTTCTGCTCCTGTACAGGCATTCGATTTATTTGATGCCTGGCAGGCTGCAATAAACTATTCTGCAGATTTTTCAGCAGCTCAAAGTGAACGCGATGCTCAAAAAGAACAACTGGCACAAACACGTGCTGCTCTGCTCCCTCAGGTAAATAGCAATTATATCTATCAGAAGCAGCCTCCCTCTCTATCCAGTACAACCCAGACTCATGGCTGGAATGTTCAGGCAAGTCAGGCTCTGTTTGATAAAACTAAATGGGCACAATACCAGCAAGGTAAAATTACCGCCAATATGGCTGACTGGCAATTGGAAAATGTAAAAGAAGATTTGCTATTTAATGTTGCTAAGGCTTATTTTCAGGTCTTACTCATTGAAGATAAACTAGTTTCAATTGAAAAAGAAAAAGAAGCCTATGCAATGCAAATCAGACAGTCCAAAGCTCTATTCAATAAAGGTGCAGCCACCATTTTGGATACAAACGAAGCTCAGGCTGGGTATGAAGCAGCGCGTGCAAAAAAAGTTAGTGCAATGACCGATCTGCTGGTAGCTCAAAATAATCTGGCTAATATCACCGGCCTTGATCCGAAGCAAATTAAACGTTTAAGACATACAGATTTTGGCGACTTACTGGGCAAAACAAGCAAAGCAGACTGGATAAATACAGCACAAACAAATAATCCGGAATGGCAGCAGCAAAAGCTGGCTTTAGAAAATGCTAAACAAGCTTATATCGCAGCTAAAGCAGAAAACTGGCCGAAGTTAACGATTAATGGCGGTTATCAGGACAATCATCAGATTCAGCAATTTTATGGTTTGGATCATGGTACTCGCAGTAAAGGCGGGATTGTTACAGTCCAGCTTTCAATGCCTTTATTTACTGGTGGATTAATCCACAGTAAAATTAAAGAAGCAGCAGCAAAAGAGCAACAAAATAAATTTTTATTAATTGCAACTGAACGTAAAATTGAACTTAATGTTAATCAGGCTTATCAGACTACATTAGGCAATCTTTATCAGATTCAGGCACAGCAACAATTATTAAAAGCGAATTCTGTAAAACTAGAAGCTACCCAATTAGGTCGTAAAGTAGGCATACGCAGTAATCTGGATGAATTACAGGCTTTACAGGCTAAGGCTGATGCTGAGCAAAAATTAGCCGAAGCCCAGTATGGTTATATAACAACGTATATTCAGCTTCTGCAAAGTGCAGGGATTTTGACTCAACCCACAGAACAAAAAAAATTACATAAATTGCTGTATTAA
- the lptG gene encoding LPS export ABC transporter permease LptG produces MRLLNRFVISQMTVYTLYALLALVSLYSFFDIMGEISHVGDGRYTADKMLYYVLMLIPTHAYELMPLAVLVGGLVCLSQMASNSEFTVIRTSGISLSNIISMMLQFGLFFAVIAALLGEYIVPRIGPYAEQYQLHARQNSISAGDSGIWLKQGKDIVNVAEMLPDGSLRDINIYRHDENFQLTETLHAFSAKVDVHSTEGKKSKWHLNQVDQSLLGKKQISVNHIENLDWKMSVNHQLLNILLVAPEQMSAIALSTYIKHLKHNHQQTTRYELAWWRKIAYPLACMVMALVALAFTPQQNRHGNMGLKLFYGICLGLLFHFSGRLFGFTSQLYGVPTIIAAFLPTLLFLCLAVYLIRRQEKR; encoded by the coding sequence ATGCGTTTGCTTAATCGTTTTGTCATCAGCCAAATGACTGTTTATACTTTATATGCATTATTGGCACTGGTAAGCTTATACAGTTTTTTCGATATTATGGGTGAAATCAGCCATGTTGGTGACGGACGTTATACTGCCGATAAAATGCTGTATTATGTTCTTATGCTGATTCCGACACATGCTTATGAGCTTATGCCTCTGGCTGTACTGGTTGGTGGTCTGGTTTGCCTTAGTCAAATGGCCAGCAATAGTGAATTTACTGTAATCAGAACATCTGGAATCAGTTTGTCTAACATTATTAGTATGATGCTGCAATTTGGATTGTTCTTTGCTGTCATTGCTGCGTTGCTTGGTGAATATATTGTACCTAGAATAGGTCCTTATGCAGAACAGTACCAATTACATGCGCGTCAGAACAGCATCAGTGCCGGGGATAGTGGTATATGGTTAAAACAAGGAAAAGACATTGTAAACGTAGCTGAAATGCTTCCGGATGGCAGCTTAAGAGATATCAATATTTATCGACATGATGAAAATTTTCAACTGACTGAAACTTTACATGCTTTCAGTGCTAAAGTGGATGTTCATTCTACTGAAGGTAAAAAATCTAAATGGCATTTGAATCAGGTAGATCAGTCATTATTGGGTAAAAAGCAGATTTCTGTAAATCATATTGAAAATCTGGATTGGAAAATGTCTGTTAATCACCAGCTTCTCAATATATTGCTGGTAGCACCAGAACAAATGTCAGCTATAGCTCTTTCAACTTATATCAAACATCTGAAGCATAATCATCAACAGACAACACGCTACGAACTTGCCTGGTGGAGAAAGATTGCCTATCCATTGGCGTGTATGGTTATGGCTTTGGTAGCGCTGGCATTTACGCCTCAACAAAACCGGCATGGGAATATGGGTCTGAAACTATTCTATGGAATATGTTTAGGACTATTATTTCATTTTTCCGGAAGACTGTTTGGATTTACCAGTCAGTTATATGGAGTGCCGACTATAATTGCTGCATTTTTGCCTACACTTCTTTTTCTGTGTCTGGCTGTTTATCTGATTCGAAGACAGGAAAAACGTTAA
- the lptF gene encoding LPS export ABC transporter permease LptF yields the protein MIYQRQFIKELSWTAVGIFVILLVVLVATQAINLLGRAASGRVAIDAVSALIGFWTIGLTPVLLILTAYISIITVLTRYWRDSEMVIWLSSGLSLRNWIIPLMKFAIPFAVLVAIVSMLIQPWAEWRSREFAEILKQKQEMSLLEPGVFKEIGKSHPRVYFIETFDPDSGRASNLFVREKEKNGKESSIFAKKGEFKQDGEKRILTLEDGFRYYGKPGQADYQRASFDKMTLIISVNTTVIDPKQNRHTIPTSALFASNKPIYKAELMWRLSLPISVIVLALMALPLSYFNPRTGHTYNILIAIAVFLIYQNGLTFLRDLVENGRIPFWLGIFPMHLMMFMLFLFLLRWRDFPSASFKTAFTSLLGGRS from the coding sequence ATGATTTATCAACGCCAATTTATTAAAGAATTATCATGGACTGCCGTAGGCATATTCGTGATCTTATTGGTAGTACTGGTAGCTACACAGGCAATCAATCTGCTGGGTCGTGCCGCCAGTGGCCGTGTAGCCATTGATGCAGTGTCTGCGTTAATCGGATTCTGGACAATTGGCCTGACACCTGTACTGCTTATTCTGACAGCTTACATCAGTATCATCACGGTACTTACACGTTATTGGCGTGATAGCGAAATGGTGATCTGGCTATCCAGTGGCTTATCATTAAGAAACTGGATTATTCCTTTAATGAAATTCGCTATTCCGTTTGCAGTTTTGGTGGCAATAGTTTCCATGCTCATTCAGCCTTGGGCAGAGTGGCGCAGCCGTGAGTTTGCGGAGATACTGAAACAAAAACAGGAAATGTCATTACTGGAACCCGGGGTATTCAAAGAAATTGGCAAAAGCCATCCGCGAGTTTATTTCATTGAAACATTTGACCCTGATAGCGGTCGTGCCAGTAATCTTTTTGTTCGTGAAAAAGAAAAAAATGGCAAGGAAAGTTCGATTTTTGCGAAAAAAGGCGAATTTAAACAGGATGGAGAGAAACGTATTCTTACTCTTGAAGACGGTTTTCGCTACTATGGAAAGCCCGGACAGGCTGATTATCAAAGAGCTTCTTTTGACAAAATGACACTGATTATCAGTGTTAATACAACCGTTATTGATCCAAAACAGAACCGGCATACTATTCCTACTTCTGCATTATTTGCTAGTAACAAACCCATTTACAAAGCAGAACTAATGTGGCGCTTATCATTACCGATTAGTGTTATTGTACTTGCTTTAATGGCTTTACCATTATCCTATTTTAATCCCCGTACCGGACATACATACAATATTCTGATTGCAATTGCAGTATTTTTAATTTATCAAAATGGCCTGACCTTTCTGCGAGATCTGGTAGAAAATGGTCGTATACCTTTCTGGCTAGGCATATTTCCAATGCATCTAATGATGTTTATGCTGTTTCTATTCTTATTACGCTGGCGTGACTTCCCATCAGCTTCTTTTAAAACAGCGTTTACATCATTACTGGGAGGACGGTCCTGA